A part of Vicugna pacos chromosome 14, VicPac4, whole genome shotgun sequence genomic DNA contains:
- the RCBTB2 gene encoding RCC1 and BTB domain-containing protein 2 isoform X1 — translation MEEELPLFYGESGKPVRATLSSLKMLDVGKWPIFSLCSEEELQLVRQACVFGSAGNEVLYTTVNDEVFVLGTNCCGCLGLGDVQSTIEPRRLDSLSGKKIACLSYGSGPHVVLATTEGEVFTWGHNAYSQLGNGTTNHGLVPCHISTNLSNKQVTEVACGSYHSLVLTSDGEVFAWGYNNSGQIGSGSTANQPIPRRVTGCLQNKVVVNIACGQMCSMAVVDTGEVFVWGYNGNGQLGLGSGGNQPTPCRIAALQGIRVQRVACGYAHTLVLTDEGQVYAWGANSYGQLGTGNKSNQSYPTPVVVEKDSSRCGQPRLCPTPAFPCGARCSRIIEVAACHSAHTSAAKTQGGHVYMWGQCRGQSVTLPHLTHFSCTDDVFACFATPAVTWRLLSVEPDDHLTVAESLKREFDNPSTADLKFLVDGKYIYAHKVLLKIRCEHFRSSLDDSEDEIVEMSEFSYPVYRAFLEYLYTDSISLSPEEAVGLLDLATFYRENRLKKLCQQTIKQGICEENAIALLSAAVKYDAQDLEEFCFRFCINHLTVVTQTSGFAEMDHDLLKNFISKASRVGAFKN, via the exons ATGGAAGAAGAACTTCCCCTTTTCTATGGAGAAAGTGGCAAG ccagtaCGGGCTACTCTGTCGTCTTTGAAGATGTTAGATGTGGGCAAGTGGCCAATTTTCTCCCTTTGTTCTGAAGAAGAACTGCAGTTAGTTCGTCAAGCCTGTGTCTTCGGCAGCGCCGGCAACGAAGTTTTATACACTACAGTGAATGATGAG GTTTTTGTGCTTGGCACAAACTGCTGTGGCTGTTTGGGATTAGGTGATGTCCAGAGCACCATCGAACCTCGGAGACTGGACTCGTTAAGTGGCAAAAAAATCGCCTGCCTCAGCTACGGGAGTGGCCCGCATGTTGTCCTTGCAACAACAG aAGGAGAAGTCTTTACCTGGGGTCATAATGCGTACAGCCAGCTGGGCAACGGGACAACTAATCATGGTTTAGTGCCCTGTCATATATCTACTAATTTGTCAAACAAGCAAGTTACTGAAGTTGCCTGTGGGTCTTACCATTCTTTGGTGCTAACATCTGATGGAGAG GTGTTTGCCTGGGGTTATAATAACTCCGGGCAGATAGGGTCTGGATCAACAGCTAATCAGCCGATCCCTCGAAGAGTCACTGGCTGCTTACAGAATAAAGTGGTCGTGAACATCGCCTGTGGGCAGATGTGCTCCATGGCAGTGGTGGACACTGGGGAG GTCTTCGTCTGGGGTTATAATGGGAATGGGCAGCTGGGACTTGGCAGCGGCGGCAACCAGCCAACCCCCTGCAGAATAGCAGCTTTGCAAGGCATTCGTGTCCAGCGG GTTGCCTGTGGCTACGCACACACATTAGTATTAACAGATGAAGGTCAAGTGTATGCTTGGGGTGCAAATTCTTACGGCCAGTTGGGCACTGGCAACAAAAGTAACCAGTCCTACCCTACTCCTGTCGTTGTGGAAAAGGACAG CAGCCGCTGCGGTCAGCCACGCCTGTGCCCCACCCCTGCCTTTCCGTGTGGCGCTAGGTGCTCCAG AATTATAGAGGTTGCGGCCTGCCACTCTGCCCACACGTCTGCCGCCAAGACGCAGGGAGGGCACGTGTACATGTGGGGCCAGTGCCGGGGCCAGTCGGTGACCCTGCCCCACCTCACCCACTTCTCCTGCACCGACGACGTGTTTGCCTGCTTCGCCACGCCCGCCGTCACGTGGCGCCTCCTGTCCGTGG AACCCGACGACCACCTCACAGTGGCTGAGTCCCTGAAGAGGGAATTTGACAACCCCAGCACCGCAGACCTGAAGTTTCTGGTGGATGGAAAGTACATTTATGCACATAAAGTCCTTCTCAAAATTAG GTGTGAGCATTTTCGTTCTTCGTTGGACGACAGTGAGGATGAGATTGTAGAAATGAGTGAATTTTCGTATCCTGTTTACCGGGCCTTCCTGGAGTACCTGTACACGGACAGCATCAGCCTGTCTCCCGAGGAGGCAGTAG GATTGCTCGATCTGGCTACATTTTATAGAGAAAATCGTTTGAAAAAACTCTGCCAACAAACTATCAAGCAAGGAATCTGTGAGGAGAATGCCATTGCGCTGCTCTCGGCCGCCGTGAAGTATGACGCCCAG GATTTAGAAGAATTCTGCTTCAGGTTTTGCATAAACCATTTGACTGTAGTGACACAGACTTCAGGCTTTGCAGAAATGGACCACGATCTCCTGAAGAACTTTATCAGCAAAGCAAGCAGAGTTGGAGCCTTTAAAAACTGA
- the RCBTB2 gene encoding RCC1 and BTB domain-containing protein 2 isoform X3 produces MEEELPLFYGESGKPVRATLSSLKMLDVGKWPIFSLCSEEELQLVRQACVFGSAGNEVLYTTVNDEVFVLGTNCCGCLGLGDVQSTIEPRRLDSLSGKKIACLSYGSGPHVVLATTEGEVFTWGHNAYSQLGNGTTNHGLVPCHISTNLSNKQVTEVACGSYHSLVLTSDGEVFAWGYNNSGQIGSGSTANQPIPRRVTGCLQNKVVVNIACGQMCSMAVVDTGEVFVWGYNGNGQLGLGSGGNQPTPCRIAALQGIRVQRVACGYAHTLVLTDEGQVYAWGANSYGQLGTGNKSNQSYPTPVVVEKDRIIEVAACHSAHTSAAKTQGGHVYMWGQCRGQSVTLPHLTHFSCTDDVFACFATPAVTWRLLSVEPDDHLTVAESLKREFDNPSTADLKFLVDGKYIYAHKVLLKIRCEHFRSSLDDSEDEIVEMSEFSYPVYRAFLEYLYTDSISLSPEEAVGLLDLATFYRENRLKKLCQQTIKQGICEENAIALLSAAVKYDAQDLEEFCFRFCINHLTVVTQTSGFAEMDHDLLKNFISKASRVGAFKN; encoded by the exons ATGGAAGAAGAACTTCCCCTTTTCTATGGAGAAAGTGGCAAG ccagtaCGGGCTACTCTGTCGTCTTTGAAGATGTTAGATGTGGGCAAGTGGCCAATTTTCTCCCTTTGTTCTGAAGAAGAACTGCAGTTAGTTCGTCAAGCCTGTGTCTTCGGCAGCGCCGGCAACGAAGTTTTATACACTACAGTGAATGATGAG GTTTTTGTGCTTGGCACAAACTGCTGTGGCTGTTTGGGATTAGGTGATGTCCAGAGCACCATCGAACCTCGGAGACTGGACTCGTTAAGTGGCAAAAAAATCGCCTGCCTCAGCTACGGGAGTGGCCCGCATGTTGTCCTTGCAACAACAG aAGGAGAAGTCTTTACCTGGGGTCATAATGCGTACAGCCAGCTGGGCAACGGGACAACTAATCATGGTTTAGTGCCCTGTCATATATCTACTAATTTGTCAAACAAGCAAGTTACTGAAGTTGCCTGTGGGTCTTACCATTCTTTGGTGCTAACATCTGATGGAGAG GTGTTTGCCTGGGGTTATAATAACTCCGGGCAGATAGGGTCTGGATCAACAGCTAATCAGCCGATCCCTCGAAGAGTCACTGGCTGCTTACAGAATAAAGTGGTCGTGAACATCGCCTGTGGGCAGATGTGCTCCATGGCAGTGGTGGACACTGGGGAG GTCTTCGTCTGGGGTTATAATGGGAATGGGCAGCTGGGACTTGGCAGCGGCGGCAACCAGCCAACCCCCTGCAGAATAGCAGCTTTGCAAGGCATTCGTGTCCAGCGG GTTGCCTGTGGCTACGCACACACATTAGTATTAACAGATGAAGGTCAAGTGTATGCTTGGGGTGCAAATTCTTACGGCCAGTTGGGCACTGGCAACAAAAGTAACCAGTCCTACCCTACTCCTGTCGTTGTGGAAAAGGACAG AATTATAGAGGTTGCGGCCTGCCACTCTGCCCACACGTCTGCCGCCAAGACGCAGGGAGGGCACGTGTACATGTGGGGCCAGTGCCGGGGCCAGTCGGTGACCCTGCCCCACCTCACCCACTTCTCCTGCACCGACGACGTGTTTGCCTGCTTCGCCACGCCCGCCGTCACGTGGCGCCTCCTGTCCGTGG AACCCGACGACCACCTCACAGTGGCTGAGTCCCTGAAGAGGGAATTTGACAACCCCAGCACCGCAGACCTGAAGTTTCTGGTGGATGGAAAGTACATTTATGCACATAAAGTCCTTCTCAAAATTAG GTGTGAGCATTTTCGTTCTTCGTTGGACGACAGTGAGGATGAGATTGTAGAAATGAGTGAATTTTCGTATCCTGTTTACCGGGCCTTCCTGGAGTACCTGTACACGGACAGCATCAGCCTGTCTCCCGAGGAGGCAGTAG GATTGCTCGATCTGGCTACATTTTATAGAGAAAATCGTTTGAAAAAACTCTGCCAACAAACTATCAAGCAAGGAATCTGTGAGGAGAATGCCATTGCGCTGCTCTCGGCCGCCGTGAAGTATGACGCCCAG GATTTAGAAGAATTCTGCTTCAGGTTTTGCATAAACCATTTGACTGTAGTGACACAGACTTCAGGCTTTGCAGAAATGGACCACGATCTCCTGAAGAACTTTATCAGCAAAGCAAGCAGAGTTGGAGCCTTTAAAAACTGA
- the RCBTB2 gene encoding RCC1 and BTB domain-containing protein 2 isoform X2, which produces MWLRPALKPVRATLSSLKMLDVGKWPIFSLCSEEELQLVRQACVFGSAGNEVLYTTVNDEVFVLGTNCCGCLGLGDVQSTIEPRRLDSLSGKKIACLSYGSGPHVVLATTEGEVFTWGHNAYSQLGNGTTNHGLVPCHISTNLSNKQVTEVACGSYHSLVLTSDGEVFAWGYNNSGQIGSGSTANQPIPRRVTGCLQNKVVVNIACGQMCSMAVVDTGEVFVWGYNGNGQLGLGSGGNQPTPCRIAALQGIRVQRVACGYAHTLVLTDEGQVYAWGANSYGQLGTGNKSNQSYPTPVVVEKDSSRCGQPRLCPTPAFPCGARCSRIIEVAACHSAHTSAAKTQGGHVYMWGQCRGQSVTLPHLTHFSCTDDVFACFATPAVTWRLLSVEPDDHLTVAESLKREFDNPSTADLKFLVDGKYIYAHKVLLKIRCEHFRSSLDDSEDEIVEMSEFSYPVYRAFLEYLYTDSISLSPEEAVGLLDLATFYRENRLKKLCQQTIKQGICEENAIALLSAAVKYDAQDLEEFCFRFCINHLTVVTQTSGFAEMDHDLLKNFISKASRVGAFKN; this is translated from the exons ccagtaCGGGCTACTCTGTCGTCTTTGAAGATGTTAGATGTGGGCAAGTGGCCAATTTTCTCCCTTTGTTCTGAAGAAGAACTGCAGTTAGTTCGTCAAGCCTGTGTCTTCGGCAGCGCCGGCAACGAAGTTTTATACACTACAGTGAATGATGAG GTTTTTGTGCTTGGCACAAACTGCTGTGGCTGTTTGGGATTAGGTGATGTCCAGAGCACCATCGAACCTCGGAGACTGGACTCGTTAAGTGGCAAAAAAATCGCCTGCCTCAGCTACGGGAGTGGCCCGCATGTTGTCCTTGCAACAACAG aAGGAGAAGTCTTTACCTGGGGTCATAATGCGTACAGCCAGCTGGGCAACGGGACAACTAATCATGGTTTAGTGCCCTGTCATATATCTACTAATTTGTCAAACAAGCAAGTTACTGAAGTTGCCTGTGGGTCTTACCATTCTTTGGTGCTAACATCTGATGGAGAG GTGTTTGCCTGGGGTTATAATAACTCCGGGCAGATAGGGTCTGGATCAACAGCTAATCAGCCGATCCCTCGAAGAGTCACTGGCTGCTTACAGAATAAAGTGGTCGTGAACATCGCCTGTGGGCAGATGTGCTCCATGGCAGTGGTGGACACTGGGGAG GTCTTCGTCTGGGGTTATAATGGGAATGGGCAGCTGGGACTTGGCAGCGGCGGCAACCAGCCAACCCCCTGCAGAATAGCAGCTTTGCAAGGCATTCGTGTCCAGCGG GTTGCCTGTGGCTACGCACACACATTAGTATTAACAGATGAAGGTCAAGTGTATGCTTGGGGTGCAAATTCTTACGGCCAGTTGGGCACTGGCAACAAAAGTAACCAGTCCTACCCTACTCCTGTCGTTGTGGAAAAGGACAG CAGCCGCTGCGGTCAGCCACGCCTGTGCCCCACCCCTGCCTTTCCGTGTGGCGCTAGGTGCTCCAG AATTATAGAGGTTGCGGCCTGCCACTCTGCCCACACGTCTGCCGCCAAGACGCAGGGAGGGCACGTGTACATGTGGGGCCAGTGCCGGGGCCAGTCGGTGACCCTGCCCCACCTCACCCACTTCTCCTGCACCGACGACGTGTTTGCCTGCTTCGCCACGCCCGCCGTCACGTGGCGCCTCCTGTCCGTGG AACCCGACGACCACCTCACAGTGGCTGAGTCCCTGAAGAGGGAATTTGACAACCCCAGCACCGCAGACCTGAAGTTTCTGGTGGATGGAAAGTACATTTATGCACATAAAGTCCTTCTCAAAATTAG GTGTGAGCATTTTCGTTCTTCGTTGGACGACAGTGAGGATGAGATTGTAGAAATGAGTGAATTTTCGTATCCTGTTTACCGGGCCTTCCTGGAGTACCTGTACACGGACAGCATCAGCCTGTCTCCCGAGGAGGCAGTAG GATTGCTCGATCTGGCTACATTTTATAGAGAAAATCGTTTGAAAAAACTCTGCCAACAAACTATCAAGCAAGGAATCTGTGAGGAGAATGCCATTGCGCTGCTCTCGGCCGCCGTGAAGTATGACGCCCAG GATTTAGAAGAATTCTGCTTCAGGTTTTGCATAAACCATTTGACTGTAGTGACACAGACTTCAGGCTTTGCAGAAATGGACCACGATCTCCTGAAGAACTTTATCAGCAAAGCAAGCAGAGTTGGAGCCTTTAAAAACTGA
- the RCBTB2 gene encoding RCC1 and BTB domain-containing protein 2 isoform X4 has protein sequence MLDVGKWPIFSLCSEEELQLVRQACVFGSAGNEVLYTTVNDEVFVLGTNCCGCLGLGDVQSTIEPRRLDSLSGKKIACLSYGSGPHVVLATTEGEVFTWGHNAYSQLGNGTTNHGLVPCHISTNLSNKQVTEVACGSYHSLVLTSDGEVFAWGYNNSGQIGSGSTANQPIPRRVTGCLQNKVVVNIACGQMCSMAVVDTGEVFVWGYNGNGQLGLGSGGNQPTPCRIAALQGIRVQRVACGYAHTLVLTDEGQVYAWGANSYGQLGTGNKSNQSYPTPVVVEKDSSRCGQPRLCPTPAFPCGARCSRIIEVAACHSAHTSAAKTQGGHVYMWGQCRGQSVTLPHLTHFSCTDDVFACFATPAVTWRLLSVEPDDHLTVAESLKREFDNPSTADLKFLVDGKYIYAHKVLLKIRCEHFRSSLDDSEDEIVEMSEFSYPVYRAFLEYLYTDSISLSPEEAVGLLDLATFYRENRLKKLCQQTIKQGICEENAIALLSAAVKYDAQDLEEFCFRFCINHLTVVTQTSGFAEMDHDLLKNFISKASRVGAFKN, from the exons ATGTTAGATGTGGGCAAGTGGCCAATTTTCTCCCTTTGTTCTGAAGAAGAACTGCAGTTAGTTCGTCAAGCCTGTGTCTTCGGCAGCGCCGGCAACGAAGTTTTATACACTACAGTGAATGATGAG GTTTTTGTGCTTGGCACAAACTGCTGTGGCTGTTTGGGATTAGGTGATGTCCAGAGCACCATCGAACCTCGGAGACTGGACTCGTTAAGTGGCAAAAAAATCGCCTGCCTCAGCTACGGGAGTGGCCCGCATGTTGTCCTTGCAACAACAG aAGGAGAAGTCTTTACCTGGGGTCATAATGCGTACAGCCAGCTGGGCAACGGGACAACTAATCATGGTTTAGTGCCCTGTCATATATCTACTAATTTGTCAAACAAGCAAGTTACTGAAGTTGCCTGTGGGTCTTACCATTCTTTGGTGCTAACATCTGATGGAGAG GTGTTTGCCTGGGGTTATAATAACTCCGGGCAGATAGGGTCTGGATCAACAGCTAATCAGCCGATCCCTCGAAGAGTCACTGGCTGCTTACAGAATAAAGTGGTCGTGAACATCGCCTGTGGGCAGATGTGCTCCATGGCAGTGGTGGACACTGGGGAG GTCTTCGTCTGGGGTTATAATGGGAATGGGCAGCTGGGACTTGGCAGCGGCGGCAACCAGCCAACCCCCTGCAGAATAGCAGCTTTGCAAGGCATTCGTGTCCAGCGG GTTGCCTGTGGCTACGCACACACATTAGTATTAACAGATGAAGGTCAAGTGTATGCTTGGGGTGCAAATTCTTACGGCCAGTTGGGCACTGGCAACAAAAGTAACCAGTCCTACCCTACTCCTGTCGTTGTGGAAAAGGACAG CAGCCGCTGCGGTCAGCCACGCCTGTGCCCCACCCCTGCCTTTCCGTGTGGCGCTAGGTGCTCCAG AATTATAGAGGTTGCGGCCTGCCACTCTGCCCACACGTCTGCCGCCAAGACGCAGGGAGGGCACGTGTACATGTGGGGCCAGTGCCGGGGCCAGTCGGTGACCCTGCCCCACCTCACCCACTTCTCCTGCACCGACGACGTGTTTGCCTGCTTCGCCACGCCCGCCGTCACGTGGCGCCTCCTGTCCGTGG AACCCGACGACCACCTCACAGTGGCTGAGTCCCTGAAGAGGGAATTTGACAACCCCAGCACCGCAGACCTGAAGTTTCTGGTGGATGGAAAGTACATTTATGCACATAAAGTCCTTCTCAAAATTAG GTGTGAGCATTTTCGTTCTTCGTTGGACGACAGTGAGGATGAGATTGTAGAAATGAGTGAATTTTCGTATCCTGTTTACCGGGCCTTCCTGGAGTACCTGTACACGGACAGCATCAGCCTGTCTCCCGAGGAGGCAGTAG GATTGCTCGATCTGGCTACATTTTATAGAGAAAATCGTTTGAAAAAACTCTGCCAACAAACTATCAAGCAAGGAATCTGTGAGGAGAATGCCATTGCGCTGCTCTCGGCCGCCGTGAAGTATGACGCCCAG GATTTAGAAGAATTCTGCTTCAGGTTTTGCATAAACCATTTGACTGTAGTGACACAGACTTCAGGCTTTGCAGAAATGGACCACGATCTCCTGAAGAACTTTATCAGCAAAGCAAGCAGAGTTGGAGCCTTTAAAAACTGA